From a region of the Pseudomonadota bacterium genome:
- a CDS encoding sigma-54-dependent Fis family transcriptional regulator, which translates to MSNRILIIDDEKLIRESLTHLLTGAGYRVEVAGRVADAKILVAREIYDLILIDLRLPDGSGIELLRHVHEHADYAPLCIMMTAYGSVDTAVEAMKYGAYDYINKPFKSQEILLIVKLALETGKLKREVRDIVKFQSETSDIISVDPVMERVLKMVQKVARNRDVSVLIQGESGTGKELVAKAIHYMSERATEPFVSINCASIPGNLLESELFGYERGAFTDAKTRKIGLLEKGDGGTVFLDEIGDMEAPLQAKLLRVLEESKFRRLGSVDDIEIDARFVSATNQSLEKLIEEGKFREDLYYRLKVINILVPPLRERRQDIEALLKFFFDHFNRKLKKNVREIAPGALELLQKYQWRGNVRELKNMVERIMILEDTEVVTEEHLPLEVLAASRNHNQFGLILPREYDFRQGIDFNELVKSFSSYLIEEAMKVAGGNKAKTARLLNMDRGTLRYQIKKLGVAGEPGDDGEDD; encoded by the coding sequence ATGTCCAATCGAATACTTATAATTGATGATGAAAAACTGATTCGTGAATCCTTGACCCATCTGCTGACCGGGGCCGGTTACCGGGTGGAGGTGGCGGGCCGGGTGGCGGACGCCAAAATTCTGGTCGCCAGGGAAATCTATGATCTTATTCTGATTGACCTGCGTCTGCCCGACGGCAGCGGCATCGAGCTTTTGCGCCATGTGCACGAACATGCCGACTACGCGCCGCTCTGTATCATGATGACGGCTTACGGCTCGGTTGATACGGCGGTCGAGGCGATGAAATACGGGGCCTATGATTATATCAACAAGCCTTTTAAATCGCAGGAAATTCTGCTGATCGTCAAGCTCGCGCTGGAAACCGGTAAACTCAAGCGCGAGGTGCGGGATATCGTCAAGTTCCAGTCGGAAACCAGCGATATCATTTCCGTCGATCCGGTCATGGAGCGGGTTCTGAAAATGGTTCAGAAGGTGGCCCGTAATCGTGATGTTTCGGTTCTGATCCAGGGTGAAAGCGGCACCGGCAAGGAACTGGTGGCCAAGGCCATTCACTATATGAGCGAGCGCGCGACCGAACCCTTTGTCAGTATAAATTGCGCCTCGATTCCCGGAAACCTGTTGGAAAGCGAGCTTTTTGGTTATGAACGCGGCGCTTTTACCGATGCCAAAACCCGCAAGATCGGTCTGCTGGAAAAGGGGGATGGCGGCACCGTCTTTCTCGATGAGATCGGCGACATGGAAGCCCCCCTGCAAGCCAAGTTACTGCGGGTGCTGGAGGAGAGTAAATTTCGGCGCCTGGGCAGCGTTGATGATATTGAAATTGATGCCCGTTTCGTCTCCGCCACCAATCAATCCCTGGAAAAGCTGATTGAAGAGGGGAAGTTTCGCGAGGATCTTTACTATCGGCTCAAGGTTATCAATATTCTGGTTCCGCCCCTGCGCGAGCGGCGTCAGGATATCGAGGCCCTGCTTAAATTCTTTTTCGATCATTTCAACCGGAAGCTGAAAAAGAACGTCCGCGAGATCGCTCCCGGCGCGCTTGAGCTTTTACAGAAATACCAGTGGCGCGGCAATGTGCGGGAACTGAAGAATATGGTGGAAAGAATCATGATTCTTGAGGATACTGAGGTGGTCACGGAAGAGCATCTGCCCTTAGAGGTGCTGGCCGCCAGTCGTAACCATAATCAGTTTGGTCTGATTTTGCCGCGTGAGTATGATTTTCGCCAGGGGATTGATTTTAACGAACTGGTCAAATCATTTTCCAGCTACCTAATTGAAGAAGCCATGAAGGTGGCCGGCGGCAACAAGGCGAAAACCGCCCGGCTGCTCAATATGGATCGCGGTACCCTGCGTTATCAGATTAAAAAACTTGGGGTGGCCGGTGAGCCTGGTGACGACGGCGAGGATGATTGA